One genomic segment of Petrotoga olearia DSM 13574 includes these proteins:
- a CDS encoding histidinol phosphate phosphatase domain-containing protein, producing the protein MNKLYDFHTHTILSDGELICSEQIRHAQIYGYAAIAISDHVDESNIDFVLNSLNKFVDNESSYFEGIKILKGVEITHVPPLLIDNLAKYAKENGADIVLVHGETIVEPVFKKTNYYAVTSKYVDILAHPGLISEEEVALAAKNGVFLELSARKGHSLSNGHVRKLAQKYEAKLLVNSDAHGPDDFLDYDFSLKVALSAGLSIEEAKKIVEKNPLELL; encoded by the coding sequence TTGAATAAACTTTATGATTTTCACACACACACAATTTTGAGTGACGGAGAATTAATATGTAGCGAACAGATAAGACATGCACAAATCTACGGTTATGCGGCTATTGCAATATCTGATCATGTGGATGAATCCAACATCGATTTTGTTTTAAACAGTTTGAACAAATTCGTTGATAATGAAAGTAGTTACTTTGAAGGAATCAAGATTTTAAAAGGAGTTGAAATCACTCACGTTCCTCCTTTACTGATAGATAATCTTGCAAAATATGCAAAAGAAAATGGAGCAGATATTGTATTGGTTCACGGAGAAACTATAGTCGAACCGGTATTTAAAAAAACTAATTATTACGCTGTAACGTCAAAGTATGTGGATATCTTAGCTCACCCTGGTTTAATTAGTGAGGAAGAAGTAGCCCTTGCTGCAAAAAACGGAGTCTTTTTGGAATTAAGTGCCAGAAAAGGCCATAGCTTATCCAATGGGCACGTGAGAAAATTGGCTCAAAAATATGAAGCAAAATTACTAGTAAATAGTGACGCTCATGGGCCCGATGATTTCTTGGACTATGATTTTAGTTTAAAAGTTGCTTTATCGGCTGGTTTAAGTATAGAAGAGGCAAAAAAGATTGTCGAAAAAAATCCCTTGGAATTATTGTAA
- a CDS encoding sigma-70 family RNA polymerase sigma factor, which translates to MRRIENIYFEDIEKDGDTVKVKVKKPKEKVSSVDTFISLLISKAKKKGNKLSYSDIDNAIPANIADEIDSDYIEKIYEALESEGIEIIEGDVEEEKDALNEAEYENEEIGELFSDTELKMYDNISLGDPIKIYLKEISKVELLSPSRERQLARRAQKGDQKARDELIKANLRLVISIAKRYTGRGLTFLDLIQEGNIGLIKAVDKFDWRKGFKFSTYATWWIRQAITRSIADQARTIRIPVHLVETINRMNKVIREYLQENGDYPSAKELAEILDKPEDKINEILISAKDVLSLNSPISSGNGDDEESETGDFISTDETTPEEEAQKMIMKERLEEVLDTLNSKEALVLKMRYGFLDGKQKTLEEVGQFFNVTRERIRQIETKALRKLRHPNRVAQLKDIVES; encoded by the coding sequence ATGAGAAGAATAGAAAATATCTATTTTGAAGACATTGAAAAAGACGGAGATACAGTCAAAGTAAAAGTGAAAAAACCCAAGGAAAAAGTAAGTTCCGTGGATACTTTTATTTCATTATTAATAAGTAAAGCAAAAAAGAAAGGAAATAAGTTATCTTATTCCGATATCGATAATGCTATTCCTGCAAATATAGCGGATGAAATTGATAGTGATTATATAGAGAAGATATACGAGGCTTTGGAATCCGAAGGAATAGAAATTATAGAAGGAGATGTTGAAGAGGAGAAAGATGCCTTAAATGAAGCGGAATATGAAAATGAAGAGATTGGAGAGTTATTTTCAGATACAGAGCTTAAAATGTATGACAATATCTCCTTAGGTGATCCTATAAAAATATATCTCAAAGAAATCAGCAAAGTTGAACTTTTAAGCCCTTCCAGAGAAAGGCAATTAGCTAGAAGAGCTCAAAAAGGCGATCAAAAAGCAAGAGACGAATTGATAAAAGCAAATTTAAGGTTAGTTATAAGTATTGCTAAAAGATACACAGGTAGAGGTTTGACTTTTTTGGATTTGATCCAAGAAGGAAACATAGGATTGATAAAGGCTGTGGACAAATTTGACTGGAGAAAAGGTTTTAAGTTCTCTACATATGCAACATGGTGGATTAGACAGGCAATAACCAGATCCATAGCTGATCAAGCAAGAACGATTAGAATTCCAGTTCATTTAGTAGAAACTATAAATAGAATGAACAAAGTCATCAGAGAGTATTTGCAAGAAAACGGAGATTATCCTTCAGCGAAAGAACTTGCAGAAATTTTAGATAAGCCAGAAGATAAGATTAATGAAATCCTAATAAGTGCAAAAGATGTACTTTCTTTAAATTCACCTATATCTAGTGGTAATGGTGACGATGAAGAATCTGAAACAGGAGATTTCATCAGTACAGATGAAACAACTCCCGAAGAAGAAGCTCAAAAAATGATTATGAAAGAAAGGTTAGAGGAAGTACTTGACACTTTAAACTCTAAAGAAGCTTTGGTTTTGAAAATGAGGTATGGATTCTTAGATGGTAAACAAAAGACATTAGAAGA
- a CDS encoding gamma carbonic anhydrase family protein, translating into MLHEYKGEYPVVEEDVFLAPGSQIIGSVKIAKGSSIWYNVTLRGDIGSITIGEFTNVQDNSVVHIDTEYPTIIGSYVTIGHNAIIHGCEISNNCLIGMGATILNGAKIGEGCLIGAGALVTENKIIPPKSLVLGVPGKVIRNLTEEEIEQIREHAKEYYNLAKSYRDKQ; encoded by the coding sequence ATGCTTCATGAGTATAAAGGGGAATATCCTGTTGTTGAAGAAGATGTTTTTCTAGCGCCTGGTAGTCAAATTATTGGAAGTGTAAAGATCGCTAAGGGATCTAGTATTTGGTACAATGTCACATTGAGAGGGGATATTGGTTCTATAACCATTGGGGAATTCACCAACGTACAAGATAACTCAGTAGTTCATATTGATACCGAATACCCAACTATAATCGGAAGTTACGTTACCATTGGACACAACGCTATTATACATGGATGTGAAATCTCTAATAACTGCCTCATAGGGATGGGAGCAACTATATTAAATGGTGCAAAGATAGGTGAAGGATGTCTTATAGGAGCTGGAGCTTTGGTAACTGAAAACAAAATAATTCCTCCTAAAAGTTTAGTTTTAGGGGTTCCAGGAAAGGTCATAAGAAACCTAACTGAAGAAGAGATTGAGCAAATTAGGGAACATGCTAAAGAATACTATAATTTGGCAAAGAGTTATAGGGACAAACAGTAA
- a CDS encoding acetate kinase: MKILVINSGSSSLKYQILEMENEECLVKGLVERIGEEESDIEQESKEKEYKNITKINDHEEALKKAMELITDPEYGCLKGLDEIDAVGHRVVHGGEKFFSSVLIDEEVIKAIEENSDLAPLHNPPNLVGIRAAKKLLPKVPQVAVFDTSFHHSMPEKAYMYGLPYELYQKYKIRRYGFHGTSHRYVSQKASEILRKDIKELKMTTAHLGNGASLAAIDRGKVVDTSMGFTPLEGLIMGTRSGDIDPSIVLFLTRKGYSVDEVDDLLNKRSGVYGLSEMSNDMRDIRKGIENGDKKAKLAYDVYVYRLAKYIGSYITILKGLDALVFTAGVGENDEHVRMDVCDYLDFFGVKIDKEKNTLLNRKEGIISTSDSDVDVLIVKTNEELMIAQDTKIIVEELSSKQ, translated from the coding sequence ATGAAAATACTAGTGATCAACTCAGGAAGTTCATCCTTAAAATATCAAATATTAGAAATGGAAAACGAAGAGTGTTTGGTGAAAGGGCTAGTTGAAAGGATAGGAGAAGAAGAGTCAGATATTGAACAAGAAAGTAAAGAAAAAGAGTACAAAAACATAACCAAGATTAATGACCATGAAGAAGCGTTAAAAAAAGCTATGGAATTGATAACTGATCCTGAATACGGGTGTTTAAAAGGATTAGATGAGATAGATGCGGTTGGTCACAGAGTTGTACATGGAGGAGAAAAGTTTTTCTCTTCTGTACTGATAGATGAAGAAGTTATTAAAGCTATAGAAGAAAACTCTGATCTTGCACCTTTACATAATCCTCCCAATTTGGTGGGCATAAGAGCTGCCAAAAAATTATTACCCAAAGTACCCCAAGTAGCGGTGTTTGACACATCATTTCACCATTCGATGCCAGAGAAGGCATATATGTATGGCTTACCTTACGAACTCTACCAAAAGTACAAGATAAGACGGTATGGATTTCATGGGACCAGTCACAGGTATGTATCTCAAAAAGCTTCTGAGATATTAAGAAAAGATATAAAAGAATTAAAGATGACAACTGCACATTTGGGTAATGGTGCATCTTTAGCTGCGATTGACAGAGGGAAAGTAGTTGACACATCGATGGGATTCACACCTTTGGAAGGATTGATAATGGGCACAAGAAGTGGAGATATAGACCCAAGTATCGTTCTTTTCCTTACAAGAAAAGGTTACAGCGTAGATGAAGTAGACGATTTATTGAACAAAAGAAGTGGTGTCTATGGTTTAAGTGAAATGAGCAACGACATGAGAGACATCAGAAAAGGAATAGAAAATGGGGATAAAAAGGCAAAGTTGGCATACGATGTGTATGTATATCGTTTAGCAAAATACATAGGAAGTTATATAACCATACTAAAAGGATTAGATGCATTGGTATTCACAGCGGGTGTGGGAGAAAATGATGAACATGTAAGAATGGATGTCTGTGATTATTTAGACTTCTTTGGAGTTAAAATTGATAAAGAAAAAAATACTTTGTTGAATAGAAAAGAAGGGATTATCTCAACTTCAGACTCTGATGTGGATGTATTGATAGTAAAAACTAACGAAGAATTAATGATAGCTCAGGATACTAAAATAATAGTGGAAGAATTAAGCAGCAAACAGTAA